A region of Saimiri boliviensis isolate mSaiBol1 chromosome 10, mSaiBol1.pri, whole genome shotgun sequence DNA encodes the following proteins:
- the SMO gene encoding protein smoothened isoform X2, producing MPKCENDRVELPSRTLCQATRGPCAIVERERGWPDFLRCTPDRFPEGCTNEVQNIKFNSSGQCEAPLVRTDNPKSWYEDVEGCGIQCQNPLFTEAEHQDMHSYIAAFGAVTGLCTLFTLATFVADWRNSNRYPAVILFYVNACFFVGSIGWLAQFMDGARREIVCRADGTMRLGEPTSNETLSCVIIFVIVYYALMAGVVWFVVLTYAWHTSFKALGTTYQPLSGKTSYFHLLTWSLPFVLTVAILAVAQVDGDSVSGICFVGYKNYRYRAGFVLAPIGLVLIVGGYFLIRGVMTLFSIKSNHPGLLSEKAASKINETMLRLGIFGFLAFGFVLITFSCHFYDFFNQAEWERSFRDYVLCQANVTIGLPTKKPIPDCEIKNRPSLLVEKINLFAMFGTGIAMSTWVWTKATLLIWRRTWCRLTGQSDDEPKRIKKSKMIAKAFSKRHELLQNPGQELSFSMHTVSHDGPVAGLAFDLNEPSADVSSAWAQHVTKMVARRGAILPQDISVTPVATPVPPEEQANLWLVEAEISPELQKRLGRKKKRRKRKKEVCPLAPPPELHPPASAPSTIPRLPQLPRQKCLVAAGAWGAGDSCRQGAWTLVSNPFCPEPSPAQGPFLSSAPAPMAWAHGRRQGLGPIHSRTNLMEAELMDADSDF from the exons ATGCCCAAGTGTGAGAATGACCGCGTGGAGCTGCCCAGCCGCACCCTCTGCCAGGCCACCCGAGGCCCCTGTGCCATCGTAGAGAGGGAGCGGGGCTGGCCTGACTTCCTGCGCTGCACTCCTGACCGCTTCCCTGAAGGCTGCACG AATGAGGTGCAGAACATCAAATTCAACAGTTCAGGCCAGTGCGAAGCTCCCTTGGTTCGGACAGACAACCCCAAAAGCTGGTACGAGGACGTGGAGGGCTGCGGGATCCAGTGCCAGAACCCGCTCTTCACCGAGGCGGAGCACCAGGACATGCACAGCTATATCGCGGCCTTCGGGGCCGTCACAGGCCTCTGCACACTCTTCACCCTG GCCACATTTGTGGCTGACTGGCGGAACTCGAATCGCTACCCTGCTGTTATCCTGTTCTACGTCAATGCCTGCTTCTTTGTGGGCAGCATTGGCTGGCTGGCCCAGTTCATGGATGGTGCCCGCCGGGAGATCGTCTGCCGTGCGGATGGCACCATGAGGCTTGGGGAGCCCAC CTCCAACGAGACTCTGTCCTGCGTCATCATCTTTGTTATCGTGTACTACGCCCTGATGGCTGGCGTGGTTTGGTTTGTGGTCCTCACCTATGCGTGGCACACCTCCTTCAAAGCCCTGGGCACCACCTATCAGCCTCTCTCGGGCAAAACCTCCTACTTCCACCTGCTCACCTGGTCACTCCCCTTTGTCCTCACTGTGGCAATCCTTGCTGTGGCCCAG GtggatggggactctgtgagcgGCATCTGTTTTGTGGGCTACAAGAACTACCGATACCGTGCGGGCTTCGTGCTGGCACCAATCGGCCTGGTGCTCATCGTGGGAGGCTACTTCCTCATCCGAG GAGTCATGACTCTGTTCTCCATCAAGAGCAACCACCCCGGGCTGCTGAGTGAGAAGGCTGCCAGCAAGATCAACGAGACCATGCTGCGCCTGG GGATTTTTGGCTTCCTGGCCTTTGGTTTTGTGCTCATTACCTTCAGCTGCCACTTCTACGACTTCTTCAACCAGGCTGAGTGGGAGCGCAGCTTCCGGGACTATGTACT GTGCCAGGCCAATGTGACCATCGGGCTGCCCACCAAGAAGCCCATCCCTGATTGTGAGATCAAGAATCGCCCGAGCCTTCTGGTGGAGAAGATCAACCTGTTTGCCATGTTTGGAACTGGCATCGCCATGAGCACCTGGGTCTGGACCAAGGCCACGCTCCTCATCTGGAGGCGGACCTGGTGCAG GTTGACTGGCCAGAGTGACGATGAGCCCAAGCGGATCAAGAAGAGCAAGATGATTGCCAAGGCCTTCTCCAAGCGGCATGAGCTGCTGCAGAACCCGGGCCAGGAGCTGTCCTTCAGCATGCACACCGTGTCCCATGATGGGCCCGTGG CGGGCTTGGCCTTTGACCTCAATGAGCCCTCAGCTGATGTCTCCTCTGCCTGGGCCCAGCATGTCACCAAGATGGTGGCTCGGAGAGGAGCCATACTGCCCCAGGACATTTCTGTCACCCCTGTGGCAACTCCAG TGCCCCCAGAGGAACAAGCCAACCTGTGGCTGGTTGAGGCAGAGATCTCCCCAGAGCTGCAGAAGCGCCTGGGccggaagaagaagaggaggaagaggaagaaggaggtgtGCCCACTGGCACCACCTCCTGAGCTTCAcccccctgcctctgcccccagtACCATTCCTCGACTGCCTCAGCTGCCCCGGCAGAAATGCCTGGTGGCTGCAGGTGCCTGGGGAGCTGGGGACTCTTGCCGACAGGGAGCCTGGACCCTGGTCTCCAACCCATTCTGCCCAGAGCCCAGTCCCGCTCAGGGTCCGTTTCTGTCCAGTGCACCAGCACCCATGGCCTGGGCTCATGGCCGCCGACAGGGTCTGGGGCCCATTCACTCCCGCACCAACCTGATGGAGGCAGAGCTCATGGATGCAGACTCGGACTTCTGA